The sequence CGTTTACCTTTTAAGCGTTCCAATCGATTACCAGGAGGCACTTTGAGGTCCGAAAACTCTTGAACGCGGTTGATTTGATCCAATTTCCGTCGAGCAATTGCCCAAATCGATTGTGGGCAGCATTTCCGCGCAATGCTTGATGCGATGCCGTCGAAAATGTCCTCTGTCGCTGCATTTTTGAATGAATGTA is a genomic window of Candidatus Latescibacterota bacterium containing:
- a CDS encoding type II toxin-antitoxin system RelE/ParE family toxin, which produces MIHSFKNAATEDIFDGIASSIARKCCPQSIWAIARRKLDQINRVQEFSDLKVPPGNRLERLKGKRKNQYSIRINQQYRICFKWEEDYAFEVEITDYH